The nucleotide window AGATCCCTGTAGTGTACAACTCACGCCAACATACATTGACTGAAGGATAAGGGTGCATATATTTGTAATTTTATAGAAGAATAAGAATAGAATACTTAATATTAATTGCAGATAGTTGTCATATCACTGTATTCATTATCATACCAGATAAGTTTTTCCCTTTCTTTATTCTACCTTATATTTCTCAATTCCCTAATATTGGGATTTGGGATGAACACATCACGATTTTACAATTGGTTGGTGAATACGGATTACCCAGCATGTTCAAGTCACGCTAGCTTACAAATAGAGAGATGATATGCCAGaaaagttagtccgctatagatgTTACAGTTTGTGACCTCTAGAGCCTGTCGGGACTCGGCATCTCCTTTAATCGCTATCTGATAGGTGCGAAGTAGCTGAATAATCCTTTTATTGCTTTCCGACTCGACAGTGACGGGCCTTACATCATGGATGGCATATTGggccctctctccgtagccgactcccttatcatactattcactctatttggccaacttcTACTATATTTCCAGCCATctgtggggcctggtagaggctatatatACCAACAGAgaggtggggagagcggacaaaaaaaaacggggcatatgataaaacggtcacaatcttcccctccaacctctgcttggaccctctctccgtagccgactcccctAACAATAACATACTAGattatactattcactctatttgatcaatatctactattttttcagccattcgtggggcctggtagaggctatacgtGGCTAGTCAGTGAGCGGGAAGAGAACGACAAGGCCACGACTCAGAAGCCGCATGTGTCTAGGATCTATAAGACCTATAAATAACAGACCAAACTGTGTGTGTAGGTAAAGAGTTTAATCCGATACAGCTGTACATGGGTGGAAAAGCTAAAAGGCTTCCTGTATACAGACCCCTTCTTATCAACAGTAGTgatcactaatctccaagcagatgttgggtagacaatcgttaatctccaagcagatcctctGGTGGCAAAATCGTTATACAGAATGGTGGCCTTATGGGTACTGCCTTTGCCTATATAGCGATTTTGCCACTCGGAGATTAGACAATCGTTGTGGTTTCTGGCTGGCCGGGCTTCTCTGCTGACAGTCTCTATAGTACTGGGGTACCGTACAGGGGTAGTGGCTGCCAGAGAAGCTCGGCTAGTTATAAAGGAATAAAGATTGTCCACCcaacacctgcttggagattaggtagtAACCTTTCACAAGTTTTACCCTGCCAATATCTGCTTCACAGTGTCACAAGCTATCTCGGCAACTACGTCAAGGGAACGAAGGTCGACATCATTACAGAAACATTATCTAGAGCTACGTTCTAGGAATAACAGCATTGGCAATGGAATGTCGTATTGCAAATGAAAAGGAGGGAATtaagcaaagtttttttttcccaaaagtcAGGAATATTTTCCTATGAATCTTATCTATGAGCTTTTTAGATGCGTAAAGTGAGCTTAAAGATATACTAGACAAGGTCCCTGCCTAGTCTATTCATTTTGCCTTTCCTTGCAAATAAAATGAactaaaatcaaaacattgttaAACTTGTTAACATGACTACACTTTAAAGTACAGCGTAAGTACATACAATGAAAATGAACTAGACTAAAGTAAATATGCATTGAAATGAAGTAAATCTGCCTAGTAGCGAATTTACGTACCATGACATGTACGTCAACTTGGTTTTGTGAAATGTACAAGTcgtaagcccctatctcactggacccgcggcacgttggcgacctcgctgcgaccgggcaattttatcgatgaaatcaaatatttttacgctttgtgtgtctttttagtcatacctgtacgttttgcatgatattcccattacaacaTCGGCGGTAACATAATTCCAGtttagcgacgccgccagcgtgccgcgggtccagtgagataggggctttactgCACTTTACTTGAACTGGTACTGAGGGTCGTAGAAGGGGTTCTTGACCCATGACTGGTCCTTATTCATGATCCAGTAGTTGAGGGGGTGAAAGGGGTTGTAGAACGGCCTGTCCGGCCACACGTAGGGGTCGACCTTCGACATGGGGCCTTCGCCATTGGGCGTCTCTGGCTGACCTAAAAAATGAGGTAAAATAGAAGGTTAAACAGTCGTTCTCAATAAGGCGATTAACGGTTTTAAGTGCGCGAGTAcaagaggtcaaaggtgaagatcCCTatttaaacagttcttgtctagacttAATACATGAACAACGTTACAGACGTATTTTGTTTGAGTCTCGGGAGCTTTCAACTTTgaaatattacccacaatgcatcacaacGCGCATACGCAGTTCAAATTTTGAACCGGCTTATTGATGAAACTTTTCAGCTAAGAACACCGCGGGTCACTCCTACCCTTCTGGACAAGTGTGTTGGATAAAAGGTGACTTATTTATCGTTCTGAGATGAACAGGTCACTCTTCCATCAAATTAAGTTTAAATAAGAAAACCGTACCTGGTGATTCCGGTGCAGTCTCATTTTCCTCATCGGGTGTTTCCGCCTTGGGTGTTTCCTTTGGCGCCGGCACTACGGGAGCTTCCGGTTCCGCTGGCAAGGGGTCCGGATACGGATCTGGCTCTTCCGGTTCTATGGGCTCCGGCTCGTTCGAGTAGACATCTCTATCCGGCGCGTAAGGGTCATACGGATCCGGCTCCTCCGGCTCATATGGGACTGGGTACGGATCCGGTTCCGGAGGATTCGGATATGGGTCATACGGGTCCGGTTGGTTCGGATATGAGTCATACGGATCCGGTTCCTCCGGTTGGTTATACGTGTCGGGTTCCGGCTGATACGGGTCCGGTGCCGGTACATACGGGTCTGGTTCAGGTACATACGGATCTGGTTCCGGTACATATGGATCCGGTTCCGGTTCATACCGATCGGGTTCCAGTTGGTTCGGGTAACTGATTTCCGGTTCTGGTTCATATGGAAACGGATAGGGGTCCGGTTCATACCGATCTGGTTCCGGTTCATACGGATCTAGTTCCGGTTCATACCGATCTGGTTCCGGTTCATACCGATCTGGTTCCGGTTCATACCGATCTGGATCATACGGTTCGAACGGAACATATGGCTCATACGGATCCTCCTCCTTTTCTTCCTCTTCATACGGTTCGTACGGTTCATATGGGACATACGGATCTTCTtcctcatcttcttcttcttctctctcATCTCCTCCTCCGTCTTCATACTCCAGCTCGGGAGGCGCGATGTAGTTTGGGTTCACGATGTACTTCTCCTCGACTGGGTCGAAAATCCAGTAGCTCGTTGTGTCGATTTCTGAGTCCGGTTGGCTTTCGTCTGGATAATACggttcttcttcctcttccggaTAGTCCGGCTCTTCCTCATCCGGATAGTATGGTTCTTCCTCCTCATCCGGATAGTACGGCTCTTCCTCCTCATCCGGATAGTAGGGTTCCTCTTCTTCCTCGGTCTCCGGGGGAGCTATGTAGTTTGGGTTGACAATGTAGTCATCTTTCTCAGCGTCGT belongs to Branchiostoma lanceolatum isolate klBraLanc5 chromosome 15, klBraLanc5.hap2, whole genome shotgun sequence and includes:
- the LOC136421140 gene encoding uncharacterized protein, which translates into the protein MTTWLVLYLCLFGLVSAGPIQKRQAIDTTSYWLYDAEKDDYIVNPNYIAPPETEEEEEPYYPDEEEEPYYPDEEEEPYYPDEEEPDYPEEEEEPYYPDESQPDSEIDTTSYWIFDPVEEKYIVNPNYIAPPELEYEDGGGDEREEEEDEEEDPYVPYEPYEPYEEEEKEEDPYEPYVPFEPYDPDRYEPEPDRYEPEPDRYEPELDPYEPEPDRYEPDPYPFPYEPEPEISYPNQLEPDRYEPEPDPYVPEPDPYVPEPDPYVPAPDPYQPEPDTYNQPEEPDPYDSYPNQPDPYDPYPNPPEPDPYPVPYEPEEPDPYDPYAPDRDVYSNEPEPIEPEEPDPYPDPLPAEPEAPVVPAPKETPKAETPDEENETAPESPGQPETPNGEGPMSKVDPYVWPDRPFYNPFHPLNYWIMNKDQSWVKNPFYDPQYQFK